AGAGCGTCTGTCTTCACCTTTAGCTCACGCACGACTGACCGCTTCGGCAAAGAAAGGGGCGCCcaacttctctttattttgatcaaaacaaAAATGGTTGGATGTGTTGTACCTGCTGATTATTTTAtaccaaagataaaagatgtgaGTCTGAAACCCATGTAATTATACATTTAAACGAAGGCAACGAACAGCGCCATCGATATTTTTATTAGGGAACGTCGCCTGGAAAGCCCCCCATTAACTATGATAACCtatattgcatttttagatgaatagcttcaatgcggCGTATTTAGTTTAATCGTGACAGACAGTTAACCACAACGTATAATATGATACCTGCCATGATAAACCACAAGATGTAAGATTATGAtattctataatatttttttcaaatctcTCTTTATCAAAGAACTTCTGTTAAAACTGCTATTCTTCTATTTTAATGTGTTTTAGTTGCATTACGTGATATGTGCCTACGTGATTGGGCAATAGGCTTCAAACGAGGCTACAACAATAATTCAGCCAGTAGATAATGGGCACTATTtaggtttttaaatttatttatttttattgttattatggttttgttttgcttttttccgatgttttatttttgttctttgATTATTGTCTACTGATtgtaattacatatttataagtaaatgtaaaataaatcttttattttatatgtgaatgtttattttttgtatttacggATATAAATTGACTGTCGTACTTACGACAAATGATTACTTACCTCATGACCGGCTGCCAAAAAATGTCTCACGAAGCCATCTCCCAGTATACCATGACTTTTACCAGGGAATGGGAAGACTACCAGTATTCTGTATGCGTCGGTCAGGGCGACACAAGTTAATAGCATCCATACAATCTTGGTCATTTTATCTAAAATCACAtgtattataattcataaactttaaaaaatcactTCATTCAACCCCAAAATTCTTTTCGATCGAAGAGACGATTTTCAaatgcttttatttttattgtttttgttgaaGATAAATATTACGAGTGAatattatgacaaaaataatttgataCAAAACTTTCCGAAATCTTTGTTTTCGATATTTTCGGGGGAACTAAGCTCgcgaaaacaataattattttatgtaagtacttacatttaattGAGTCCGAAaacaaatttataattattagactCACTGGTGTACGATCCAATATAAGACGTGCGTTCACCCCAGGGTTTCACAACAGTAATAAATTATCTATGTTAGGACTTTTAATTCATATAGCACTTATCTAATATTTGATGCTCTCTATAACCACTGTACTAAGAAGAATAATGCCGATTCATCCTAAATGTACCTACTACTTTTTATCTCTGTATTACTCTTAAACATGAAACTGGCATgcctattgttaataaaaacttgTATTAATAACACTATTTAACTTGTAGATCACTTTCAGtataataaatcaattattaATTCTCAAAAATATCGAAATAAGCCAACACAAGAAATCAGtatagtaataattattaaacttaCCATGTAAATCAACAAACGAAGAACTGATCagactacaaaaataaataagtatctaCGTGAATACAGTCGAGTGTAACGACCAATGTCCCAATGACCAATAGACAATACTTATGAACATACTATTGACTCCGGTACCAATCAGTCAACAAATGTACTCGCTCTCTTTAATAAGTGTACGAATGGAATAGCGTctaataaatgttactaaatattaaaaagtatattattaagcTATTGAAATTCGGTATAAAAAGACACCTACTTTTTCAGACATAAAGCAATGAGAAGTTTGTGTCAGTGatttcgtaacgaaaactttgagagctgcttgagaccatgattctgagtagttatcaagtggaattttccgtcgctaaagcatggaactgatttttttttaaacactgCAATTTTCATAAATTGTTTTGAACTGGCGATGATGACACGACGATATCGTACTCaactggtgatgatgacacgACGACATCGTACTCGACTGGCGATGATAACACGACATCGTACTCGACTGGCGATGTAGACACGACGACATCGTTTTGACATAGAGTCATCACATGATGTGTTTTTAAacaattcgtcgctgacgtcgcaaacagacgtatctgcaattttctgctaaaataatttgtgtcttattgacaataacataaggtgcaaatcagatccgcCAAAAAATTGAGATACGTCACTTTGCGACGTCAGGGACGAATTATTGCAATTGGCGTTTGACGGCTTGTAGAAATTAATTGCGTATGCGTACGTTCCATCCAACATTCATACCATTTAAAACTACCTACATATTTCTGAAGTTTAAAACAAAAGTCATTGTAGTAAAACAGAATGAGAGAATTGTCTCTCCAGTCTTCTTTTGACTGACTAAAGTTTGTGTTATTGAAACAAACGTCTTGAATAAGCTCTCTCTTTTGTTGATATTTGGCCATAACCCATCAATTTTCATTTGCACCCTTGTCTTGACAATAGATAAACGTTacttttcatacaattgaaatatttaaaacattcaAGAAATGTAACCTTTCCGTCTAAAATCTAATAATGGAATATTGATAGACCTTTACATATTGTTACCGTCAATTTTAATGAGAAACCttcttcaatatttttattagttccTGGCTCTTGGAATGACTTCATGATGATCCCAGCCTACAGTCTAAGTAGAATATAATTTCAGATTTTAATAGTTTTCAAACTATTCTGAAGAGATTCtaaatatattactttataaagagaaaaaatagtaatataatGGGCAACTCTTCGAAATTTTAAATAGATATTTTCGTAAAGCGTTTGTCATCTTCtgttaaaaaatctttttaacTAAAAGGAGTTGACTTGAGTATCTACAAACGGAATAAGAGAGTAGCTATAGTAAAAATGGGTCGTGCACTTGGTTGTATGGAAAGACAATCAGTGACGGTCTGTCACAGATTGATGGCCTAAGGGGAACTAATATAGTTCCAATGGCAAAATAATGGATAAAGCTAGGCGCAAGACTGAAATAAATAACGCAAATAGTATGCGTATAAGACAACCAAACTAATCCTACTAGGTACTCTAGGGAACCTTTGCAGGTACTTAAATCGTCCATTAACCAGTTATAATGCAGCGTAGTTTTAAACTTCAAGCTCACGATGACACGAAGATCTGTTTCAGATATGTAATTCATTATAAACACATTACTATTAGCCAGTATCTGAAAACAATGGGattaaatagtattttttaataaatacatttacacTATTTCACTGTCCTTTTTTGGGAATCATTgtacgtagatttgccgcatatgacaTTTAGTAATTGGGCGGACAAACCCTGATTTCAATTAACCCCAAAAGTAAATTTAATCTATATATAACTCAACCGCTCATAATGTGATAAAAGGTAAAAATGATCCGTAGTCACACAGGTTTTTTTATCTTTCTCAACAGATCATTATTATGCACTACTCAGTTATCATATTCTCAGCTTACCAGTTTTCCTTGAGCCTTGTCCTTAAGTTGCACGTGAAGACATTTGGTAGGTATAATTTCGCTTGGATGCGTGAAGGTTTAAAAAACTTTTCGAAGGTTAAAAAAACTGCGAAAAGACTGCGACTGCGGattcataaaaaaacaataagaaaaggtaagtaaaaaaatattctacgGTGCAATTGCGCTATTCCCTCCACCAGTGCTCCATTCACGCTAAATAAATCCGCCATGCAAGCTAAGATTCATCGAAGGGagaaattaaattcatttttttatgatttatcgggttagaatttaaaatatttctaaatttCCTGTCCATTTAAGATTTATGCAGCCAGCCCAGTTCCCTCCAGAAATGTGGTCAATTTCTGACTCAATATTATGCGATGTTGCAACAAGCAGCAGCAAGCTGGCATTACACGTGGAATTTCCTTCTATATAGaaaaagaaattacatttttaaaactattatagTTAAAAATTAACAAAGAAACACTGAAAACGAAACCCCAGGATGTTTTCCAATGTCGAAGTAGAATAATTTCTAAGTAGCATCGTGACTTATATGCAACATCTAAGacaattcatacatacatacatacataaactcacgcccgtaatcccaaatggggtgggcagagccacaagtaatcaaagacaacttgcagccactgttgtgtGATCTAAGACAATGTCGTAGTAAAATACTTAAGATTCATCGTATTCGCATCGTTTCTTAGTAAAGTCGAAGTAGAGTAGTATCGAACTTATGACATATCTTGtcgtaacaaaaaaaatcttgtcAGATAACAGTTTTTCGAAATTCTATATTTAATCGGAAAAGTTATGCGGATGTGAAAGTTACTTTAAGTGGAAATTCGttatgaaaaataacattgattTGCGACAGTGTACGGATTTCGTTAGCATAGTTAAAAGTGTCGTAATCAAGTGCAGCAGTTATCTATATTGTTTCACtgatttatttatcaatatttgGATCCTAATTAATTCAATCTAATTTAATAAGACTTCTATCAATTGATAAATAAGTACGTCATTCTGATAaatcatttaattaaataatattagtacttGATTCCCCTTATAAAAGCTCTAGGTCCTGTAAAAAGTTCAGTCATTGAAGTTTACTTTTAGCTAATAGATCCAACTTTAGGCAAAATGAAGTCCATGTGTATTCTGATCTGCTTGGTTAGCCTGGTCTACACCAAGACTTTAGTGGCACACCAGAGTTTGTtcagtaagttttattttctttagctatgcgaaaatatttgaatacttttaataaatgtatattttgttaGAGGGTATCTTTGTGGGTATAGCTCAAACTTGTGTGATGTTTACATCTGCAACACGTTTAAGCGTTCtctactacctacttatttctaaaccATAAATAACTGATAATGCACAAATTGTACGTACCTAAATCAATAACATACTGCAGAATATTTCCGTTTCGCATTTTACGTTGCTTCCAAACCACAAAATGGTGAAACATAAAATCGTTCCGATCTTGGAAAACTAGGATAAGTTGAAGTAACTAGTTTTACTTGGAAAACTGGGGTAAGCTTTTATATAAATCAATTTTTAATAGATTTCGATAGGAGCtctatcttattttttattttttttaattcgagaAATGTGCAGGTGTGTTGCTATCTACAAGTATTTGTCCCTATGCCTATAATAGTCgtagttaatattttaaaatacttactttctttctttctatatttttCCTGTGTTCaacttacttttatttcttaGGTGGACAACGATGTGTCAACATGTGGGACGAAGGATGCATTAACAGCCAACTTGGAGGTTCAGGTAAGTTCAATCTAAGGAAAACATCTAAGGAAAAGTTAAACTTCTTATTTTCGACTACAGTAAGATGGATGCCTTATTTTCAAAATTACTTCGATATACGCACATAATTAAACAGACGACTTGATCACGAAATGTGAACAACGAAAGTAAAAGAATACCAAACTAGCCAAACCAGTTTTAGACCGTTATTCTGCTACCAGTCAAACATGCGATGAGTTAATATGTATTCAAACGGTATACAATAGCGCATCCGTTCTATGCCGacttaaatacaaaattacttcTAGTCAGCATATTCACAGCGAAgatggtaattttatttttaggtaacaATGATGTAAATGAAGAAAATCTCTTTAAAAGTAATTGAAAAAGACACTAGGTAAATGTCAACAAAAGCCTAGGAGCAAGACGTCGACAGATTTTGAATTTTCAGGATTTATGCGGTTTGAAAAAGTGATGTATGATAATCCACGAGATCGAGGAACCGATTTAGGAAACAAGATCAGAGAAAGTTCAGATTTTTCAAGCGTGTTTAAACCACTCATTTTGCTTCTGCTACCAGCAAATATTTGATGAGTTAAGATGTATTCAAAGCGCATCCATTATACGCCGACTTAAATACAAGAAATATAAGACGTGTCCCTAGGCACTTTCGGGACTATGTCGAAAACTTAAAAATTTTCAAGGTGGAAAGAATGACTTAGTATTCTTTCAACATTAATAAttccaatattttgttttgtgtgatGCTGAAGAAATTTTGTTTCTTGCGGCATCAATCTGGTAATGCTAATACTGATATGAACGCCCAAAAGGAAACGTTAAAAGTTTTGAAAGTAAAATAGGGACGACGACGAGTATAGTTACTATATAATTATGCTATCCATTGCCTTTGAAATTGCCCACGTCAATTGaatagagaaaaaatatttataacctTTTCACCTAAGTAGTTTCGAATGCACAATATTTAATTGTTGTTTGCTTGTAGGTAGCGATGACCACTACCTAGGCGGTGGCGGCTTCAACCCTGGCAAACGCTGTGTCAATATGTGGGACGACGGCTGCATCAACGGGCAACTGGGCGGAGCAGGTATTAGAAGCCTTCctttaaatacctacataatttatcaagaactattattaaaatgtatcatAGTTGTTTCAACAACCGTCAAAAACAATGAAGTAGGAAGAAAAGGACGAAAATACCGATGAAGGGCGATTGTGGTAAAACACTAGaccattatattaaaaaaaaaaatagcgaaCCTTAGAACCAAATGAAAATATTGCAAAAGAAACAGGTTTTTCCTACACTTTAAGTGTTGATAGGTTGATTTTTCGGATTATCAAAAACCTTATATTTCATACAGGCAGTGACGACAACTTCCTAGGCGGCGGTGGGTTCAACCCCGGCAAGCGATGTGTCAACATGTGGGACGACGGGTGCATCAACGGACAACTGGGAGGAGCAGGTACTGTTCATTTCCACATTCCACCTATACATAGCGAAATTAATAAAGTAAACAGCTAGAAGTCCGTAGAAGTACGGAAGGGGGTGATGCGAGGAAGTTTAGTAGTATAGTGTAGATGTGTCCTTTTCGATACTATTATGAGGGTTGTTTTCCTATACATAACTGGCTTCTTGCTGGTTTTCGTTGTTTGTTGGATTTGAATAGCGGCCCCGCTAAAAAGAAGCCTAACGAGAATAATCAGCGCCAttgttaataatattacatGTGATAGGTAGTCAGTTCGTACCAAATTTAAGTACACCAACAAAATGGTATACAAACATCTCTTGTCAGACTACACCAATACAAACTACAAACACGGCAAATGTAAGTCATCCTAAAGCAGTTTAGGTTTAAGACAACACAGAAAACAACTGCGTCCAATAAGTAGTGTATTGTTGAACACACATTCAGAATTGGCCTGCATGgtagatatgaatgcatgggattaactgtctgagaactgatattaggcagctaaattactcaattgtataaaaatattttaagttttttttttttttaaagaacgtctagggccctgtgccgaggtttttcttgcagcttcttttccccggctatacaggttgtgagaagctgcagtagttttaggcggatgagacgttcgttatgtaaaaaatgacgattcaaagtgtaactacctacctactgaataaagatatttttgaatttgaatttgacacgAAAACATTAAACAACTACCATATTGGGAGAAACCTTCTTCAAAACTTCTTCAAAGGAGCATAGGTCTTCTTTAGTAGGTAGCCATCAATAAATTTCCAGACACTTGATCTTTAGGATTTTCTCCTTACAAGTTAGACCCTTTCGTGCATACCATACGAGACTTACAATTTATGGTTTAGAGGGGATGATCAGGGAACCCCATTGAAATCGTGCCGCGGTACCAATAATGTATCCCCCTGTTATCCTCACTTTACACCAGTGACATTAATTAATCCTGATTGAGTTAGCCTTCAACAATAATCAATAACTAGAAGCTAACGATGAACACTGATTGAATTGGTAATTCAAGAATCGAGGTAAACTCTGAAATACTCGCAACATGTTACAACGAACGATCAAAACAAATTACAACTTATTTGGGGCTGTTGAATTTTCCACGGATCTAACTCCTGAGATCTAGAACATTAAAGattcattacttatttaatcAGAATTAGCATTCGTATTTACGGTGACCTGCACTATAAATTGGTTGAAAGTTCTACAAACCAATACATTTTTACTTGATGTTAGCTATGGTTTTATGACATAAATTATGTCTGTCTTCTATTTTTCTTGTCTAAGTTTAAACATCTTTTTCTAATCTAACCAACGCTCCGCAGCCTATAATGGACTTGGGATTGTAGTTTTTAAATGTCTTCTTATACAAACTAGAGGCACTCAGAAACTCAAAACTTTGACTTTTTCCCCTCTATTGGAATGCAAAATTCAGATTGACATGCTTTATTTCCATAGAGGTCTGGTGTCTGCATGATGTCTCTTGTTGTGTACCTACGTAAAGCGACCTTGATGTGGAACGGTTGTGATGTGGATCACAACGGTTGTGATGTGTGTGTGGACACATGCCCGCTGAAGAACGCAAAATCGTCAtgacaaatttattttgtagtGTATTCCACATCCAACCTACGTACCTACACCCATTAGTTATTAACTGATCCTTtgtagagagagaaataaataaataaataaaaacacacagATCTGATTATCTGctctactaaaaaaataactaaaaatgcaTAACAATTTATATATCACCACAGTACAATCGCCATTATAATAATTGAAGGAAGAAGTatttaagttaataataatcaaGAACACTCCTCCTGGAGATAAAGTCAACACCAAAACACCTTTTTTGTATGTCTGTGCAGGCAGTGACGACAACTTCCTAGGCGGTGGTGGGTTCAACCCCGGCAAGCGATGTGTCAACATGTGGGACGACGGGTGCATCAACGGACAACTGGGAGGAGCAggtaatcttgtaaatcttacATGACCATCTTAGCCTAACTAATTCTGCCTACCAAGCCATCGCAGATGCCGGCGCTAAGTGCCTAGTAGCTTTGTATGTAAGATACTACACTGCCGATATCGTCATCCTATCGATATCTAACAGCCTGCGCTACAAAAAGAAATGCAACCGCCTTTAGCTAAGATTGTCCACGCCCGTTTGCCTCCAACGGAAGATAGTGCAGCATAGCACGCTGACCGAACCGTTGTGGTAATGAAGTTCAGAAGTGGTTGGGAGAGGGAAAAGATGCCACtcaataatgataaaaatatgaCTGAACAGAATAATTCCAACAAGAATGACGACCGAAGTCACACttgtttaaaaatgttataactgCGTATAAGCAAGCCTCAAAATGTTCAATACTCTGTAAATTTTGACGTGGTGTCTCTTGAAACACCACAACGAGATTCAAATTGCCGAGGAAACAGATGGCGACGTCGAACCAAACGCGCCTTGCAATATgctagtaaatatttaaaatgttcatAGTTTAAATAGTTATATATTTCTTGTGGACGTACGTAGTTTTTCTTTGCAAACGGTCCTTAAACCATTGTGAGACctaaacaaaagagaaaagcTGAGTTAATCAGAATGAAAAAATTGTAAGTGTTTAGGTTATAAGAGCGTTTAGATATAAATACGTACAagagtattttttgtttaatatttacttGAAAAGTATTTTAGTTGAGTGTACAAATTGTGTTATGTGATCGGAAGAGGAGGATTAATATTGCATTGCTCAGAGTTGTTTTTACATTCAATAGGAGCATCAGGACATGGGTATCTCGGTGCTCCTATCCAGGAGGAGTATTTAGTAGAAGCACGAAACCGGAGGGGAAGAAACATGGAGGACGCCTTTGCCCttagtgggatcatataggacAATAATAACATCAAGACAACGCGGATCCATTCacatgttaaataataaaattgacttGTGTAGTATGTTATTACTAAAGGATTTGACAAGCTTAATTTACTCAAAGGTGAGATGACAGTCATACCTATTCGCAAGTGCAGCCAGGATGCCTATGTGGGGTATACGTATCTAAATATACatctaaaaaatataactaaaaatatttattcaaccaCTCCACTGTTTACTGGGAGAGTTTACTCCCTACTGGTATTAAATGTGGCAAAAAGCCTACCACATTCGGCCCAGTTCATCGCTTACAAATTTAATGGATGGACAACTAGAACCCTCAGAACTTCTTAGGGCCAGGTGTCATGTATCAAAAGAACAAACGACGTAGACAAACAAATAGATGCAGTAAGGGACCTTAGACTTGTGACGACTTTGTCTAGATTTCATTACTTTTTAGAGATAAACAAGCAGCTCCATCGAGACTTGGCTAGTTTTttagagattttttttatacttcttGAAAGTTTCACTAAAAAAACACAAAGGGCGAATTGCAGAGCATCGGTGCTCAGTCAATATAGGCGATGTCACCTCAACATTATCctattttttttgcaaatacCCTTTCAGTACTTACGTAAATTAACAACATCATCAACAACCCGCAACAAAATTGATTCTGAAGACGAAGTTCTACTTTTGGCGATACtgcataaataacaatttaaaacgtcggatattttttttaacagaacAACAAAATAGCTTCAAGCTTGTGtccccaaaggggtaagcagaggtgtatagtacatacacccattcctcgccagttatATTTTTAGGTCAGAAGAAGGTAACAGAAGAAGCAGAAGGCAATTGTTGTTATTTGTCTGAATATAACATAAGATTTAGTTACTTAGTTATAATTTATCGGTTCATTTTGTATGCGAACAGGCAGTGACGACAACTTCCTAGGCGGCGGTGGGTTCAACCCCGGCAAGCGATGTGTCAACATGTGGGATGACGGGTGCATCAACGGACAACTGGGAGGAGCAGGTCAGAACTTTATCAGCCTCTGCGGTACAACATAATAAACTCACGAATTAATTCGAAAAAAGGAGCAAACTGCCGAGTTACACGTTGGTAGTGGACTTTTATttacaaagtatatttaatttttaatcaaCAGCAAAAATATGGCTCTTATTGTAGAGTTAACTGTTGGACAAAACCGAATCGTCGAAGGTTCTCAGGGTCGTGCCCTTATTATTACCAAGAAAATGCTCTTTGCAATAAACCCCAaatgttacataattattttgcaGGAAGCGACGACAATTTCCTAGGAGGTGGTGGCTTCAACCCAGGCAAAAGGTCTCTCCATAACTTAATTGCCAAACTACACAAGACTCACAACAAGATCAACTAACTTTCTTTCCCTGTAATATGCTACCCTCTTGTCCCTTTCACAAATATTTCTGAACCGTCAGAATGAAAGGGACAGAAGGTTTACAGTCAACGAACCTAGTTAACTACCTAGTCTCGTCACCAAGATATTTTGTGgattttgtgaataaaatatttgaaaataaatatttggttTACTTGCTATGAAACCCCATGAGTTAGACATTGGTCGTCATACAAGAAAATAAAGTATATGAAATATCCTGTTGATTTATATACGCTTGTAGATATTGAATCGGTAGACCAAGTAGCCCTCTCTTTTACTTGTTAAAATACTTCTAACACACTGAACTTTTTGCCTTCGTAGTTATTGGTCCAAATGGTTACCAAAtgttaaaatacatttaatacatTATTGTTGTACTTATGTGTTATTCatgtatttaaattatctattgttgttttttttaagatagaTTTAGATTTAAAGATTTGTATTTAAAGCATGTTCctttgattttaaattattttgttgaGTGATGggttttttgttacaatatattatttaagatcttttgtaccactctacagcgaatacattttatttcatttcattaaaaattcattttttttttcatttcatttcgaaAAAACGTAAGCTTACGCAGGAATACAACTTTTAGCTCGAAACAACTATCGACCAAGAAATACTATACCCACTTCGAAATTCGATAACATTTGAGAATCCACGACGTGATTAAATCTACAACTTCAGCGGAAGccaaagtaaattaataataatactgtaagcATTGTTGACCTTATCAGCAGAGCGCCACTACAAATGATACGTAACGTATCACTAATGAGCCACTAAGGAAACAATCAATGCTGAGTGGAAGACAAACGCTGGCATATTGTTTGGAATGTACGAGAACAGTGTGGCTCTTCAACACGATAGTGTAAAATACGACAAACAAGTTTAAATACAATAATGTTCCTACAGTGGCGGTATGCCACGGATTGCACGTACAACAgacaaaacaatacatagaaaaacaaaatataaagaatTCCACTTATTGTACTTTAGATTACGGGATCGAAACAGTTATTAATTATAGAACCCAACaacccaataataaccctgacaccaagtttAGTGAGGTCGGTCCCAGTTTCACAACTCATTcgaaaagaagaagatagaGCCCAAAAATACCATTCCATGGTCTTTCAACGTCGATTTGTTTTCCATCAATCAAGCTTTTAATATTAAATCTGAAATTGGCTTCGTAAAACGGCATGAAATTCTTTGAAATTAAGAAACCTGTGTGAACATCTGTCAAATGATAGATgagcataaaatattttctgtacGATCATATTGCTATCAGTGATTGAATTTATTATAGCGTCTAATCGGTACTGAGCGCATTATAATACATTTAGATAGATACACAATTAACTTTACATTTGTTCTTACattctaagtaggtaaataaaaaacactttcGCTCTTAATCCCTAACGCagcgggcagagccacaagtaatcgga
This genomic interval from Pectinophora gossypiella chromosome Z, ilPecGoss1.1, whole genome shotgun sequence contains the following:
- the LOC126380383 gene encoding uncharacterized protein LOC126380383 isoform X3, translated to MKSMCILICLVSLVYTKTLVAHQSLFSGQRCVNMWDEGCINSQLGGSGSDDHYLGGGGFNPGKRCVNMWDDGCINGQLGGAGSDDNFLGGGGFNPGKRCVNMWDDGCINGQLGGAGSDDNFLGGGGFNPGKRSLHNLIAKLHKTHNKIN
- the LOC126380383 gene encoding circumsporozoite protein-like isoform X1, with protein sequence MKSMCILICLVSLVYTKTLVAHQSLFSGQRCVNMWDEGCINSQLGGSGSDDHYLGGGGFNPGKRCVNMWDDGCINGQLGGAGSDDNFLGGGGFNPGKRCVNMWDDGCINGQLGGAGSDDNFLGGGGFNPGKRCVNMWDDGCINGQLGGAGSDDNFLGGGGFNPGKRCVNMWDDGCINGQLGGAGSDDNFLGGGGFNPGKRSLHNLIAKLHKTHNKIN
- the LOC126380383 gene encoding circumsporozoite protein-like isoform X2 codes for the protein MWDEGCINSQLGGSGSDDHYLGGGGFNPGKRCVNMWDDGCINGQLGGAGSDDNFLGGGGFNPGKRCVNMWDDGCINGQLGGAGSDDNFLGGGGFNPGKRCVNMWDDGCINGQLGGAGSDDNFLGGGGFNPGKRCVNMWDDGCINGQLGGAGSDDNFLGGGGFNPGKRSLHNLIAKLHKTHNKIN